One part of the Ignavibacteria bacterium genome encodes these proteins:
- a CDS encoding 3-hydroxybutyryl-CoA dehydrogenase: MKYLSVGIIGGGTMGRGIAYTAALNKCRTTLYEISPHVLESAKEEIYGIIGRQKDKGRFSETDARNLKERITFTCEMADLSKSDLVIEAVVEEISVKKNVFSEVEKILLKNAIIATNTSSLSITSIASAAKDPKRVVGMHFFNPAYLMPLVEIIPGLASSAEAVEKAREAAHSWNKITVIAKDTPGFIVNRIARPFYGEALRMLEEGAADAATIDWAMKVIGGFRMGPFELMDLIGNDVNYKVTESVFEGFYYDARYRPSITQKRLVEAGRLGRKTGHGFYDYSPGAKNREPVKDIELAREIWFRIISMLINEAADALHKNIASKEDIELAMMKGVNYPLGLFKWADEIGLEKVFNRLRELQQEYGEERYRPSVLLRKMVKNKEQFYP, translated from the coding sequence TTGAAATACCTTTCTGTCGGGATTATCGGAGGCGGCACTATGGGGCGCGGCATTGCTTATACTGCCGCCTTAAACAAATGCAGAACCACTCTTTATGAGATCAGCCCTCACGTGCTGGAAAGTGCCAAAGAAGAAATTTACGGCATCATTGGCCGTCAGAAGGATAAAGGACGCTTTAGTGAGACTGACGCACGAAACCTGAAAGAACGCATTACATTTACGTGTGAGATGGCGGACCTTTCAAAGTCGGACCTCGTAATTGAGGCTGTAGTTGAAGAGATCTCGGTAAAGAAAAATGTTTTTTCCGAGGTGGAAAAGATCCTCTTAAAAAATGCCATTATTGCCACAAACACTTCTTCTTTATCCATAACATCAATTGCCTCGGCAGCAAAGGATCCCAAAAGAGTTGTCGGTATGCATTTTTTCAATCCCGCATACCTTATGCCCCTTGTGGAAATTATTCCGGGGCTTGCCTCCTCAGCTGAGGCTGTAGAAAAAGCGCGTGAAGCAGCACACAGCTGGAACAAAATTACGGTAATTGCCAAAGACACGCCGGGCTTCATTGTAAACCGCATAGCAAGGCCTTTCTACGGCGAAGCCTTAAGGATGCTGGAAGAAGGTGCTGCAGACGCGGCAACAATCGACTGGGCAATGAAGGTTATAGGCGGCTTCAGGATGGGGCCTTTTGAGCTGATGGACCTGATCGGCAATGACGTTAACTACAAGGTAACCGAGTCGGTCTTTGAGGGCTTTTATTACGACGCGCGCTACAGGCCTTCCATTACTCAGAAAAGGCTCGTTGAAGCAGGCCGCCTGGGAAGAAAAACGGGTCATGGGTTTTATGATTACAGTCCGGGGGCAAAAAACAGGGAGCCGGTAAAAGACATTGAACTTGCCCGTGAAATTTGGTTTCGTATTATTTCAATGCTAATTAACGAAGCCGCCGACGCACTGCATAAGAACATTGCATCGAAAGAGGATATTGAGCTTGCAATGATGAAAGGGGTCAACTATCCCCTGGGGCTTTTCAAGTGGGCTGATGAAATAGGCCTCGAAAAAGTTTTTAACAGGCTCAGAGAGCTCCAGCAGGAGTATGGCGAGGAGCGCTACAGGCCTTCAGTCCTGCTGAGGAAAATGGTAAAAAATAAAGAGCAGTTTTATCCTTAA
- a CDS encoding aldo/keto reductase has translation MEYTHLGRSGLKVSRLCLGTMNFGTYTAEDDSFKIMDAALEHGINFFDTANVYGGENKGRTEEIIGRWFQKGHSRREKTVLATKVYGNMSDWPNEGKLSARSIKLACEASLKRLQTDYIDLYQMHHVDRETPWEEIWQAMEQLVQEGKIIYVGSSNFAAWNIVEANYIAEKRNFLGLVSEQSIYSLRNRHIELEVIPACRAMGLGLIPWSPLGGGILSGGVLKRPSEGRRARPALQEAVEKLRPQLEAYERCCQDTEQSLANIALAWVMNNPVVTAPIIGPRTIDQLEESLKVLHIKLSDEMLEKLDEVWPGPGNQAPEAYAW, from the coding sequence ATGGAATATACCCATCTCGGACGGTCGGGCCTCAAAGTAAGCAGGCTCTGCCTTGGCACAATGAATTTCGGGACCTACACGGCCGAAGACGACAGCTTTAAGATAATGGATGCAGCTCTGGAGCATGGAATTAACTTTTTTGATACGGCAAACGTTTACGGAGGGGAAAACAAGGGCAGAACTGAAGAGATCATAGGCAGGTGGTTTCAGAAAGGACACAGCCGCAGGGAGAAAACCGTTCTGGCAACAAAAGTTTACGGCAACATGAGCGACTGGCCGAACGAGGGAAAACTTTCAGCGCGCAGCATTAAGCTTGCCTGCGAGGCCAGCCTGAAGCGTCTTCAGACCGATTACATAGACCTCTACCAGATGCATCACGTGGACCGCGAAACGCCGTGGGAGGAAATCTGGCAGGCGATGGAACAGCTTGTGCAGGAAGGAAAAATTATTTACGTCGGAAGCAGCAACTTTGCGGCATGGAATATAGTCGAGGCAAACTACATTGCTGAAAAAAGAAATTTCCTGGGGCTCGTTTCAGAGCAGAGCATCTACAGCCTCAGGAACCGCCACATTGAGCTTGAGGTAATTCCGGCATGCAGGGCTATGGGGCTTGGACTTATACCATGGAGCCCTTTAGGCGGCGGTATATTAAGCGGCGGGGTTCTAAAAAGGCCTTCTGAAGGCAGGCGCGCAAGACCCGCACTGCAGGAAGCCGTTGAGAAGCTGCGCCCGCAGCTCGAGGCTTACGAAAGGTGCTGCCAGGATACCGAGCAGAGCCTTGCAAACATTGCGCTTGCATGGGTTATGAATAACCCTGTTGTTACGGCTCCCATTATAGGTCCCAGAACAATTGATCAGCTGGAAGAAAGCCTCAAGGTTCTGCACATAAAGCTTTCGGACGAGATGCTTGAAAAGCTGGATGAGGTTTGGCCCGGACCGGGCAACCAGGCACCCGAGGCTTACGCATGGTAA
- a CDS encoding 2-(1,2-epoxy-1,2-dihydrophenyl)acetyl-CoA isomerase → MEYKFIKYKIEDSIKLLTLNRPEVLNSINREMAQELCKALELAKDNEKIRAVMITGEGRAFSSGQDLKEISDSEGKLTDPGLVVKEVYNPLIRMIRCIEKPVVCAVNGVAAGAGANIALACDFVIASSSSSFIQSFINVGLLPDSGGTFFLPRLAGLQRATALMMLGEKITCYEALDMGLIYKVVEPEVLLKEAAALSKKLAEMPTKSLGFIKRAINRSCSSDLDTQLELEAKFQQLAGMTEDYTEGVKAFLEKRKARFSGR, encoded by the coding sequence ATGGAATACAAGTTTATAAAATACAAAATTGAAGATTCAATAAAACTCCTGACGCTCAACCGCCCGGAGGTACTCAACAGCATAAACAGAGAGATGGCACAGGAGCTTTGCAAGGCGCTGGAACTGGCAAAGGACAATGAAAAGATCCGCGCCGTTATGATCACGGGTGAAGGGCGGGCATTTTCATCGGGGCAGGATTTGAAAGAAATTTCGGACAGTGAGGGAAAGCTCACTGATCCCGGACTGGTGGTAAAGGAAGTCTATAACCCGCTTATAAGGATGATCCGCTGCATTGAAAAGCCTGTAGTCTGCGCGGTTAACGGAGTGGCTGCAGGTGCGGGGGCCAACATAGCGCTTGCATGCGACTTTGTAATAGCCTCAAGCAGCTCTTCTTTCATACAGTCGTTCATTAATGTGGGGCTTCTGCCCGACAGCGGAGGGACCTTCTTCCTCCCCCGCCTGGCAGGCCTTCAGCGTGCTACGGCCCTGATGATGCTGGGAGAGAAGATCACGTGTTATGAGGCACTCGACATGGGTCTTATTTACAAGGTAGTCGAACCCGAAGTCCTTTTGAAAGAAGCTGCGGCACTTTCAAAAAAGCTGGCTGAAATGCCTACAAAGAGCCTGGGATTTATTAAGCGCGCAATTAACAGGTCGTGCAGCAGTGATCTGGACACGCAGCTTGAGCTGGAGGCAAAATTCCAGCAGCTTGCAGGAATGACGGAAGATTACACAGAAGGGGTTAAGGCATTCCTTGAAAAGCGCAAGGCACGCTTCTCGGGCAGATAA
- the paaJ gene encoding phenylacetate-CoA oxygenase subunit PaaJ, translated as MTTGKDEILKCLESVMDPEVPVLSIMDLGIVRDVEISLGHIEVMITPTYSGCPAMKMIQEEIISTLRAKGFNDVAVKTVYSPVWTTDWLSDKARNKLKDYGIAPPLKTGDEEFIPLIINDDNVSCPYCSSDDTVLRSRFGSTACKSLYFCNSCRQPFEYFKRF; from the coding sequence ATGACAACCGGAAAAGATGAAATATTAAAATGTCTGGAAAGTGTAATGGATCCGGAAGTGCCTGTACTGAGCATTATGGATCTGGGGATTGTAAGGGATGTTGAAATTTCCTTGGGGCACATAGAAGTAATGATTACGCCCACCTATTCCGGATGCCCTGCAATGAAGATGATTCAGGAGGAAATTATTTCAACGCTTAGGGCAAAAGGATTTAATGACGTTGCGGTTAAGACCGTCTATTCGCCCGTCTGGACCACCGACTGGCTTTCAGACAAAGCCAGGAATAAACTTAAAGACTACGGAATTGCACCGCCCTTAAAGACCGGGGACGAAGAGTTCATTCCTCTTATAATCAATGACGATAATGTCAGCTGCCCATACTGCAGCTCGGATGATACCGTCCTAAGGAGCCGCTTCGGTTCCACGGCATGCAAGTCGCTTTACTTCTGCAACAGCTGCCGTCAGCCCTTTGAATACTTTAAACGTTTTTAG
- the paaC gene encoding phenylacetate-CoA oxygenase subunit PaaC, giving the protein MNENDDKLKDEKLKTALFNYLLGLGDDLLILGHRLSEWCGHAPVIEEDIALSNIALDCLGEANAFLQYAAETEGRGRSEDDLAFFRDAIEFKNFQMVELPNGDFAFTVARQFLFSSYSFILFGELQKSRLPKLASIAAKSFKEVKYHLRHSVEWVLRLGDGTEESHYRMQHALDELWMYTGELFLDEGLDRVLIENGFVPESLKLKPLWQERVNEVISRATLLIPTEDSHMARGGRKGIHTEYLGHLLSEMQILARSYPGAKW; this is encoded by the coding sequence ATGAATGAAAATGATGATAAGCTTAAGGACGAAAAGCTAAAGACGGCGCTCTTTAATTACCTGCTGGGACTGGGAGACGACCTATTGATCTTAGGCCACAGGCTCTCCGAATGGTGCGGCCACGCGCCCGTAATTGAAGAGGATATTGCTTTAAGCAACATTGCGCTCGACTGCCTGGGTGAGGCAAATGCATTCCTTCAGTATGCCGCTGAGACCGAAGGCAGGGGAAGGTCGGAAGATGACCTGGCTTTTTTCCGCGACGCAATTGAGTTTAAGAATTTCCAGATGGTTGAACTTCCAAATGGCGACTTCGCCTTTACTGTTGCAAGGCAGTTTCTCTTCAGTTCCTACAGCTTTATTTTGTTTGGGGAGCTGCAGAAAAGCCGCCTGCCTAAACTTGCCTCCATTGCCGCCAAGTCATTTAAGGAAGTTAAATACCACCTGAGACACAGTGTGGAGTGGGTCCTGCGTCTGGGCGACGGAACAGAAGAAAGCCATTACAGGATGCAGCATGCATTGGATGAACTATGGATGTATACGGGTGAGCTTTTTTTAGATGAAGGACTAGACAGGGTTCTTATTGAAAACGGCTTTGTGCCTGAAAGCCTGAAGTTAAAGCCCCTATGGCAGGAAAGGGTAAATGAAGTGATTTCAAGGGCAACGCTTTTAATTCCCACGGAAGACAGCCATATGGCAAGAGGAGGAAGAAAAGGGATACATACGGAATACCTGGGGCATCTGCTTTCTGAAATGCAGATACTGGCCCGTTCTTATCCCGGCGCCAAATGGTAA
- the paaB gene encoding 1,2-phenylacetyl-CoA epoxidase subunit B — MPLSSSNDTQWALWEVFLQEDEGAPHIHAGSLHAADAEMAIQNARDVYARRGPVKSIWVVPSEEITATTPQDNDSFFDPAEDKVYRHPQFYKVPKGVRGV, encoded by the coding sequence ATGCCGTTAAGCAGCAGTAACGATACACAATGGGCGCTCTGGGAAGTTTTCCTGCAGGAGGATGAGGGCGCCCCCCACATACACGCCGGAAGCCTGCACGCAGCAGATGCTGAAATGGCTATTCAGAATGCACGCGACGTTTATGCCAGGCGGGGACCGGTAAAAAGCATCTGGGTTGTTCCTTCTGAAGAGATCACGGCTACAACGCCTCAGGATAACGATTCATTTTTCGACCCCGCAGAGGATAAAGTCTACCGCCATCCCCAGTTCTATAAAGTACCCAAAGGAGTAAGAGGCGTATGA
- the paaA gene encoding 1,2-phenylacetyl-CoA epoxidase subunit A has protein sequence MNDEVKLQAFEARINAGGTIEPKDWMPEGYRRQLIRMISQHAHSEIVGMLPEGNWITRAPSLRRKMILLAKVQDEAGHGLYLYSAAETLGIERSELIEQLLTGRAKYSSIFNYPTLSWADMGTIGWFVDGAAIVNQTMLAKCSYGPYARANLRICKEESFHKKQGYEIITVLANGTPEQKIMAQEAVNRWWKPSLMMFGPGDKDSPNSADLMKWKIKLKTNEELRQRFVDLTVPQAQAVGLTLPDPELKYNDEAGHWEYGALDWQEFFEVISGHGPYNRERMKARREAHRQGEWVRVAAEAYAEKRKMLA, from the coding sequence ATGAACGACGAAGTAAAACTTCAGGCATTTGAGGCCAGGATCAATGCCGGAGGAACCATTGAACCCAAGGACTGGATGCCTGAGGGCTACCGAAGGCAGCTTATACGCATGATCTCGCAGCACGCTCATTCCGAAATTGTAGGCATGCTCCCCGAGGGCAACTGGATTACGCGCGCGCCAAGCTTAAGGCGCAAAATGATACTTCTTGCCAAGGTGCAGGACGAAGCCGGGCACGGGCTTTATCTTTACAGCGCGGCGGAGACTCTGGGAATTGAAAGAAGCGAACTTATTGAACAGCTTCTTACAGGCAGGGCAAAATATTCCAGCATATTTAATTATCCCACGCTTTCCTGGGCCGACATGGGTACAATAGGATGGTTTGTCGATGGTGCCGCAATTGTAAACCAGACCATGCTGGCCAAGTGCTCATACGGGCCTTATGCCAGGGCAAACCTGAGGATCTGCAAGGAAGAAAGCTTCCATAAAAAACAGGGTTATGAAATTATCACAGTGCTTGCAAACGGCACACCGGAGCAGAAGATTATGGCGCAGGAGGCAGTAAACCGCTGGTGGAAGCCTTCGCTTATGATGTTCGGTCCGGGAGATAAGGATTCCCCGAACAGTGCCGATCTAATGAAATGGAAGATCAAGCTTAAAACAAATGAGGAGCTCAGACAGCGCTTTGTGGACCTGACCGTTCCGCAGGCGCAGGCAGTGGGGCTTACGCTACCAGATCCCGAACTGAAATACAACGATGAAGCGGGGCACTGGGAGTATGGAGCGCTCGACTGGCAGGAATTCTTTGAGGTTATAAGCGGGCACGGGCCTTATAACCGCGAACGCATGAAGGCAAGACGCGAGGCCCACAGGCAGGGCGAATGGGTAAGAGTTGCGGCAGAAGCCTACGCTGAAAAAAGAAAAATGCTGGCTTAA
- a CDS encoding M15 family metallopeptidase, producing MKLIYIYIQLIFLLAAPALPGSLQQKGLDGGEKAIVDSRMTLGEATSGLKIPSYIRKNLNLVNVNYYSFDGKLHEGQVLIRTDLAAEIQDIFREIQESRFPIAKVVPVVKYSWSDSLSMADNNTSAFNYRVVKGTKILSAHSTGRAIDINPIQNPQIRKGKASPPGSKYDTKAPGTITPSSAVVKAFSKRGWKWGATWRSTKDYQHFEKK from the coding sequence ATGAAACTAATATATATTTACATACAGCTGATTTTTCTCCTTGCCGCCCCTGCCCTGCCGGGCAGTTTACAGCAGAAAGGGTTAGACGGCGGGGAAAAAGCAATTGTTGACAGCCGGATGACGCTTGGGGAGGCCACCTCCGGGCTTAAAATCCCGTCCTACATCAGGAAAAACCTGAATCTTGTGAATGTAAATTATTATTCATTTGACGGGAAGCTCCACGAGGGGCAGGTTCTTATACGCACCGATCTGGCCGCTGAGATTCAGGATATATTCCGTGAAATTCAGGAAAGCAGGTTCCCCATTGCAAAGGTAGTTCCGGTAGTAAAATACAGCTGGTCCGACTCCCTTTCCATGGCAGACAACAACACCTCGGCTTTTAACTACCGCGTTGTAAAAGGTACAAAAATACTCTCCGCCCACTCAACGGGGCGTGCAATTGACATTAATCCCATTCAAAACCCGCAGATCCGGAAAGGTAAAGCCTCCCCGCCGGGATCAAAATACGACACTAAGGCACCCGGCACAATTACGCCCTCTTCAGCAGTTGTAAAAGCCTTCTCAAAACGCGGCTGGAAGTGGGGCGCCACCTGGAGGAGCACAAAAGACTACCAGCATTTCGAGAAGAAATAG
- a CDS encoding lmo0937 family membrane protein: MLWTIFVVLLVLWILGLVSGYTLGGFIHILLIIAVVAVLIRIIQGRSVL; this comes from the coding sequence ATGCTTTGGACTATTTTTGTAGTTCTGCTCGTATTGTGGATATTAGGACTCGTAAGCGGCTATACACTGGGCGGATTCATACATATCCTTCTTATCATAGCCGTTGTAGCTGTCCTCATAAGGATCATTCAGGGCAGAAGCGTTTTATAG